A single Ktedonobacterales bacterium DNA region contains:
- a CDS encoding rhomboid family intramembrane serine protease, with product MIPLFDRAGKRRRWPTITLLLIAVNMVVFAYEVSLPATALGCVIHDYGAIPHSVAQLATQPSDPACPEYATPAPPLLPMISSLFLHAGWLHIAGNMLFLLIFGDNVEDRLGHIAFLLFYVACGLVGVITQSLVNPNSTVPILGASGAIAGVLAAYLVFFPGARVRTLLLVILVDIPAWLLIGLWILVQALNGLAVFGFVADTAGAVAYFAHLGGFAAGFLIALLSRWFAPRPPAAPKSATPTIP from the coding sequence ATGATTCCCCTGTTTGATCGGGCGGGGAAGCGGCGGCGCTGGCCGACTATCACGCTGTTGCTGATCGCTGTCAATATGGTTGTCTTTGCCTATGAGGTGAGCTTGCCCGCGACGGCGCTGGGGTGTGTGATTCACGATTACGGCGCTATCCCCCATTCCGTAGCGCAGCTTGCCACGCAGCCATCCGACCCCGCCTGCCCTGAATATGCGACCCCCGCGCCGCCGCTGCTGCCGATGATCTCGTCGCTGTTTTTGCACGCGGGCTGGCTGCATATTGCGGGTAATATGCTCTTTCTGCTGATCTTTGGGGACAACGTAGAAGACCGATTGGGACATATCGCCTTTCTGCTGTTTTATGTCGCCTGTGGGCTGGTGGGCGTAATTACGCAATCGCTGGTGAACCCCAATTCAACAGTACCGATTCTGGGGGCCAGCGGCGCGATTGCCGGGGTGCTGGCCGCCTATCTGGTCTTCTTTCCAGGGGCGCGGGTGCGCACACTGCTGCTGGTGATTCTGGTGGATATTCCGGCGTGGCTGCTGATTGGCCTCTGGATTCTTGTTCAGGCGCTCAATGGGCTGGCCGTCTTTGGGTTTGTTGCGGATACGGCTGGCGCTGTCGCCTATTTCGCCCACCTGGGCGGCTTTGCGGCTGGCTTTCTCATTGCCCTGCTCTCTCGCTGGTTCGCGCCCAGGCCGCCCGCAGCGCCAAAGTCGGCTACACCCACGATCCCCTGA
- a CDS encoding FHA domain-containing protein: MTIRCSQGHENPDEATFCDECGEPLPAEAAANPPDQEVEEPTLPAGAAAPQPAGAAEPEPADMAVPQPPPAVDFGATQAAPGTPAADTFATQAGAAPAEEAETVAMAPGAPEAAPAAPEPAPVAPPAAPEPAPVAAPSAPPPAPVAAQPRLMVEGTTTTFDLAGKAALVVGREDAPSNSFPDIDLTPYGAEEGGVSRLHARLTLSGEDWAIEDLESTNFTFVNRKRIAPKTPTPLSDGDEIRLGRVGLRFKTTA; this comes from the coding sequence ATGACTATTCGTTGTTCGCAGGGGCATGAGAACCCGGATGAGGCCACATTCTGTGATGAATGCGGCGAGCCATTGCCCGCCGAAGCGGCGGCCAACCCACCTGACCAGGAAGTAGAGGAGCCTACCCTGCCAGCAGGCGCGGCAGCCCCCCAACCAGCAGGGGCAGCCGAGCCAGAGCCAGCAGATATGGCTGTGCCTCAGCCTCCCCCGGCGGTTGATTTTGGAGCCACGCAAGCAGCGCCGGGTACGCCTGCCGCCGACACCTTTGCCACTCAAGCAGGCGCGGCGCCTGCTGAAGAGGCGGAGACCGTCGCTATGGCTCCCGGCGCGCCGGAGGCGGCCCCCGCCGCGCCGGAACCTGCGCCAGTCGCACCGCCTGCTGCGCCGGAGCCTGCGCCAGTCGCCGCGCCCAGCGCGCCACCACCCGCGCCGGTTGCCGCGCAGCCGCGCCTGATGGTGGAAGGCACGACGACGACCTTCGATCTGGCGGGCAAAGCCGCGCTGGTCGTTGGCCGCGAGGACGCGCCCAGCAACAGCTTTCCCGATATTGACTTGACGCCCTATGGCGCGGAAGAGGGGGGCGTTTCGCGCCTGCACGCGCGGCTCACGCTGAGCGGCGAGGACTGGGCCATCGAAGACCTGGAAAGCACCAACTTTACCTTCGTGAATCGCAAGCGTATCGCGCCCAAGACGCCGACTCCGCTCAGCGACGGCGACGAGATTCGCCTGGGCCGCGTGGGCCTGCGTTTCAAGACGACAGCCTGA
- a CDS encoding GNAT family N-acetyltransferase has protein sequence MRIREAQESDAPAMARVFIDSRRSAHRDHIPAESLMKFSYEESERNWARALREIEATPTSKKRIYVAENDTGELIGVAMGGPERTQHPVYTGEVYVLYLLPAYHRQGIGRLLTETVVEWLAQQGMRSLLIRVLKANSPARRFYEALGGQLVFEEQIEEDGAVLEQVAYGWATGTTLLRRP, from the coding sequence ATGAGAATACGGGAAGCGCAGGAAAGTGATGCGCCTGCTATGGCGCGCGTTTTTATTGACAGTAGACGAAGCGCGCATCGTGACCACATACCGGCTGAAAGCTTGATGAAGTTCTCCTACGAAGAGTCTGAACGCAATTGGGCGCGCGCGCTTCGAGAGATAGAGGCGACGCCCACAAGCAAAAAGCGCATCTATGTTGCTGAGAACGACACCGGCGAACTCATCGGCGTGGCGATGGGTGGACCAGAGCGCACACAGCACCCCGTCTATACTGGCGAAGTATACGTCCTCTATCTCCTGCCTGCCTATCACCGCCAGGGTATTGGTCGCCTGCTCACCGAAACCGTTGTAGAATGGCTGGCGCAGCAGGGTATGCGCTCCCTGCTCATCCGCGTCTTAAAAGCAAATAGCCCCGCGCGCCGCTTCTATGAGGCGCTGGGTGGGCAATTGGTATTTGAGGAGCAGATCGAAGAAGATGGGGCGGTTCTTGAACAGGTGGCGTATGGGTGGGCGACTGGAACCACCCTGCTGCGTCGGCCTTAA
- a CDS encoding FHA domain-containing protein has protein sequence MSVRCSQGHENPDGSAFCDECGEPLAAPAPTFSAPIPAAPPVSATMTCPSCGSANPAGESFCSNCGANLNAPPAEQPVMAAAPAAPAVSFAPAPPVAVKAQVVVESDNTTFDLAGKAEALIGREDAVSNIFPDIDLTPHNGEEGGVGRRHARILYSGSQYMLEDLNSINFTFLNKQKIAPKTPTPLKDGDEIRLGRIVLRFKTL, from the coding sequence ATGTCTGTGAGATGCTCACAGGGACACGAAAACCCTGATGGTTCGGCATTTTGCGATGAGTGTGGCGAGCCGCTGGCCGCGCCGGCGCCCACCTTTTCCGCGCCAATCCCGGCAGCGCCGCCAGTGAGCGCCACTATGACCTGCCCAAGCTGCGGTTCGGCCAACCCGGCGGGCGAATCGTTTTGCAGCAACTGCGGCGCGAACTTGAACGCGCCGCCCGCTGAGCAGCCGGTTATGGCCGCCGCGCCTGCCGCGCCTGCTGTCTCGTTCGCGCCCGCGCCGCCTGTGGCCGTCAAGGCGCAGGTTGTGGTCGAAAGCGATAACACCACCTTCGACCTGGCGGGCAAGGCTGAGGCGCTGATTGGCCGCGAGGATGCTGTCAGCAACATTTTTCCCGATATTGATCTGACGCCCCACAATGGCGAGGAGGGCGGCGTTGGGCGGCGGCACGCCAGGATTCTTTATTCTGGCAGCCAGTACATGCTTGAGGACTTGAACAGCATTAACTTCACGTTCCTCAATAAGCAGAAAATCGCGCCCAAAACCCCCACGCCCTTGAAAGACGGCGATGAGATTCGCCTGGGGAGGATCGTGCTGCGCTTCAAGACTTTGTAA